A window of the Paenibacillus woosongensis genome harbors these coding sequences:
- a CDS encoding carbohydrate-binding protein: MLLGIGMFQGQAAHAETPAIAKTPGNGNPLMDHKLGADPFAMTYNGRVYLYMSSDAYEYDSSGKIKSNSFSNLNKVHVISSDDMVNWTDHGAIPVAGPNGIAKWASGSWAPAAAHKKINGQDKFFLYFSNSAGGLGVLTADSPIGPWTDPLGRALVTLNTPGVAGVVWLFDPAVLVDDNGTGYLYFGGGIPGGNNPTQQQWASPKTARVIKLSDDMIHTEGSAQVIDAPFFFEDSGIHKYNGKYYYSYCSNFGGNHPPGTPPPGEIAYMVSDNPMGPFTYVKSILKNPYEFFGVGGNNHHSIFSFNNKWYIAYHAQTVSKAILGDGLGYRSPHINELTYAGNGEINPIQGTMKGVSQIKNLNPYVRTEAETIAWQGGILTEAAQAPGGMVPSVNMNVTDIHNGDWIAVANADFGSNGATSFKANVASTVGGQIEIRLDSPTGQVIGTLQVNPTGGNQTWSLRETTVSRVTGVHHVYFMFKGANNQRLFNLDYWQFGTSTGGGQPSDIESGRVYTLKNEHSGLMIGIAGASTADGAQALQSNNFGATDHEWRVDSLNNGYYKLTNMRSGKVLGIENMSTANGAKAIQWNDNGTADHDWQFVPVGNGSYKILNRHSGKVLGVDSMSTTSGANIVQWDDNGTADHNWRFVFVR, translated from the coding sequence ATGCTGCTGGGAATAGGGATGTTCCAAGGCCAGGCTGCGCACGCAGAGACGCCGGCGATCGCCAAAACCCCTGGCAACGGCAATCCGCTGATGGATCATAAGCTTGGGGCTGACCCGTTTGCGATGACCTATAACGGCAGGGTCTATCTATACATGTCCAGTGATGCTTACGAATACGATAGCAGCGGCAAAATCAAATCGAATTCGTTCAGCAATTTGAACAAAGTCCATGTCATTTCTTCAGACGATATGGTGAACTGGACGGATCACGGCGCTATTCCCGTCGCGGGACCAAACGGGATTGCCAAGTGGGCCAGCGGTTCCTGGGCACCAGCGGCTGCTCATAAGAAGATCAACGGACAGGATAAATTCTTTCTCTATTTCTCCAATAGTGCAGGAGGGCTTGGCGTGCTTACCGCGGACAGCCCGATAGGGCCGTGGACAGATCCGCTTGGACGAGCGCTGGTCACTTTGAACACACCTGGCGTTGCGGGCGTTGTATGGCTGTTTGATCCGGCCGTATTAGTCGATGATAATGGCACCGGCTATCTGTATTTCGGCGGGGGAATTCCTGGCGGCAACAATCCGACGCAGCAGCAATGGGCGAGTCCCAAGACAGCCCGCGTCATCAAACTAAGCGATGATATGATTCATACGGAAGGCAGCGCGCAGGTCATTGACGCTCCGTTCTTTTTTGAAGACTCGGGAATCCACAAATATAACGGCAAATACTATTATTCCTACTGCTCCAACTTTGGCGGAAATCATCCGCCGGGAACCCCTCCTCCTGGAGAAATTGCCTACATGGTGAGCGATAACCCGATGGGGCCGTTTACTTATGTAAAATCGATCTTAAAAAATCCGTATGAGTTTTTCGGCGTCGGGGGCAATAACCATCATTCCATCTTCTCATTCAACAATAAGTGGTATATAGCCTACCATGCCCAGACTGTGAGCAAAGCCATCCTTGGCGATGGATTGGGGTATCGTTCCCCTCATATCAATGAGCTAACGTATGCGGGCAATGGAGAAATCAACCCGATTCAGGGAACGATGAAAGGCGTTTCGCAGATCAAAAATCTAAATCCGTATGTACGGACGGAAGCCGAGACGATCGCCTGGCAGGGCGGCATTTTGACAGAGGCTGCTCAGGCACCAGGCGGCATGGTGCCAAGCGTAAACATGAACGTAACCGATATTCATAATGGCGACTGGATCGCCGTCGCCAACGCTGACTTTGGATCGAATGGCGCGACGAGCTTCAAAGCAAATGTGGCCTCGACGGTAGGAGGGCAAATCGAAATTCGGCTTGACAGTCCGACAGGCCAGGTCATCGGGACGCTTCAGGTTAATCCGACAGGGGGCAATCAAACTTGGAGCCTCAGAGAAACTACCGTAAGCCGTGTGACTGGCGTTCATCATGTGTATTTTATGTTTAAAGGTGCAAATAATCAGCGTCTGTTCAACTTGGATTACTGGCAGTTCGGCACTTCTACGGGCGGGGGGCAGCCATCTGATATTGAGAGCGGCCGCGTGTACACGCTGAAGAACGAACATAGCGGTCTGATGATCGGCATAGCAGGCGCATCTACAGCCGACGGCGCACAGGCCCTGCAATCGAACAATTTTGGTGCGACAGATCACGAATGGCGGGTGGACAGTTTGAATAATGGCTATTATAAGCTGACGAATATGCGCAGCGGCAAGGTGCTCGGGATTGAGAACATGTCCACCGCCAATGGGGCCAAAGCCATACAGTGGAACGACAACGGCACGGCAGACCATGATTGGCAATTCGTCCCTGTGGGCAATGGCAGCTACAAGATCCTCAACCGCCACAGCGGCAAGGTGCTCGGCGTGGATAGCATGTCCACGACATCAGGCGCAAACATTGTACAATGGGATGATAACGGTACGGCAGACCATAACTGGCGATTTGTATTTGTAAGGTAA